A single genomic interval of Lewinellaceae bacterium harbors:
- a CDS encoding RNA polymerase sigma-70 factor: MTDRELWQRIQAGNEAAFQELFYRHHPAMVNLAFVMLRDESLARDIAQDVFVRLWVKRSEIQIHGACKSYLLSAVRNRCITELKKEKKLDFTDQIETLAPAQDAHDNMHIQDLEKSIQSGIQRLPDACRTVFVLRRLEELSLKEIASQLGISPKTVENQLTKAHKILASHLKPLLLWIWVLLNFIHRP, from the coding sequence ATGACGGACCGCGAACTATGGCAACGCATCCAGGCAGGAAATGAAGCGGCCTTCCAGGAACTCTTTTACCGCCATCACCCGGCCATGGTTAACCTGGCATTTGTGATGCTTCGGGATGAATCCCTGGCCAGGGACATTGCACAGGATGTCTTTGTCCGGTTATGGGTAAAACGATCCGAAATCCAGATCCACGGAGCATGCAAATCTTACTTATTATCCGCCGTACGCAACCGATGCATCACCGAACTCAAAAAGGAGAAAAAACTTGATTTTACCGATCAGATTGAAACACTGGCCCCAGCTCAGGATGCACACGACAACATGCATATCCAGGATCTGGAAAAGTCGATCCAGTCCGGGATCCAGCGTTTGCCTGATGCCTGCCGCACCGTTTTTGTGCTGCGTCGCCTGGAAGAGTTATCACTTAAAGAAATCGCCAGTCAGTTAGGGATATCACCGAAGACCGTAGAAAATCAATTGACCAAAGCACATAAGATCCTGGCATCACACTTAAAACCATTGCTCCTGTGGATATGGGTTTTACTCAATTTTATTCATCGGCCGTAG